In a single window of the Arthrobacter sp. StoSoilA2 genome:
- a CDS encoding PAC2 family protein has product MFERISGSLLDPEALYASNIEIFHSPELRGLNMVMGFTGFADAGHVVRQINAELLDQLDAEVVAMFDADQLIDYRSRRPHISFVEDHLQDYQAPKLALYKLSDGLGQPFLLLAGFEPDLQWERFSRAVVGIVEKLDVNLVTWIHSIPMPVPHTRPVGVTVHGNRPELIEGISSWKPTVEVPAAIGHILELRLTEAERHVAGYVIHVPHYLAEAEYPPAAVAGLEYLGAATSLMLPTDRLREAGREVGRQIAEQIEASEEVQAVVANLEARYDEKSEGIVRRSLLADENDELPNAEDIGAAVEAYLARKDSPQ; this is encoded by the coding sequence GTGTTTGAACGGATATCCGGCTCCCTCCTGGACCCCGAGGCGCTCTACGCGAGCAACATCGAGATATTCCACAGCCCGGAACTGCGGGGGCTGAATATGGTCATGGGTTTCACGGGCTTTGCCGATGCCGGTCATGTGGTCAGGCAGATCAACGCGGAACTCCTGGACCAGCTCGACGCTGAAGTGGTAGCCATGTTCGACGCCGACCAGCTCATCGACTACCGCTCGCGGCGTCCCCACATCAGCTTCGTCGAAGACCATTTGCAGGACTATCAGGCACCCAAGCTGGCGCTCTACAAGCTCTCGGACGGGCTGGGCCAACCGTTCCTCCTGCTCGCCGGTTTCGAACCCGACTTGCAGTGGGAGCGGTTCTCCCGTGCCGTCGTCGGAATCGTGGAGAAGCTCGACGTCAACCTGGTCACGTGGATTCATTCCATTCCCATGCCCGTACCACATACGCGGCCGGTGGGAGTCACCGTCCACGGGAACCGGCCCGAACTTATCGAAGGTATTTCGAGTTGGAAGCCAACGGTCGAAGTTCCGGCCGCCATTGGCCATATCCTCGAACTCCGGCTCACCGAGGCCGAACGCCATGTGGCTGGTTACGTCATTCACGTGCCCCACTACCTCGCCGAGGCCGAATATCCTCCAGCGGCGGTGGCGGGGCTGGAGTACCTGGGGGCGGCGACCTCCCTGATGCTTCCCACTGACCGGCTCCGGGAGGCCGGCAGGGAAGTAGGCCGCCAGATTGCGGAACAGATTGAGGCCTCGGAGGAAGTGCAGGCTGTCGTCGCCAACCTGGAGGCCCGGTACGACGAGAAATCCGAGGGCATCGTCCGGCGTTCGCTGCTCGCCGATGAGAACGACGAACTGCCCAACGCGGAGGACATCGGGGCGGCAGTGGAGGCATACCTGGCGCGTAAAGACTCGCCTCAATAA